The following coding sequences are from one Leishmania major strain Friedlin complete genome, chromosome 36 window:
- a CDS encoding putative translation elongation factor 1-beta → MSTLKEVNGRLNTQPFVSGFSPSSEDARIFNEMFGSNVNVIQWVARMASYYQAERDEILNAGTEKKATEPAKKAAAPAPAAAAAAEEEDDIDLFGETTEEEKAALEAKKAKDAEKKKAKKEVIAKSSILFDIKAWDDTIDLEALAQKLHAIQRDGLIWGDHKLVPVAFGVKKLQQLIVIEDDKVSGDDLEEMVMGFEDEVQSMDIVAWNKI, encoded by the coding sequence ATGTCCACCCTCAAGGAAGTCAACGGCCGTCTGAACACGCAGCCGTTCGTGTCGGGCTTCTCCCCTAGCTCCGAGGATGCCCGCATCTTCAACGAGATGTTTGGCAGTAACGTGAACGTGATTCAGTGGGTGGCCCGCATGGCCTCCTACTACCAGGCCGAGCGCGATGAGATACTCAACGCCGGCACCGAGAAGAAAGCGACTGAACCTGCGAAgaaggccgccgccccggcgcctgccgctgccgctgccgcggaggaggaggacgacatCGACCTGTTCGGCGagacgacggaggaggagaaggcagcgctggaggcgaagaaggcgaaggacgcggagaagaagaaggcgaagaaggaggtgaTTGCGAAGTCGTCGATCCTGTTCGACATCAAGGCGTGGGACGACACGATCGACCTggaggcgctcgcgcagAAGCTGCACGCGATCCAGCGCGACGGCCTGATCTGGGGTGACCACAAGCTGGTGCCCGTCGCGTTTGGCGTaaagaagctgcagcagctgatcgTCATTGAGGACGACAAGGTGTCCGGCGACGACCTGGAGGAGATGGTCATGGGCTTCGAGGATGAGGTGCAGTCGATGGATATCGTCGCCTGGAACAAGATTTAA